From Draconibacterium halophilum, one genomic window encodes:
- a CDS encoding RNA polymerase sigma factor yields the protein MSDIEIIEQLKQGSEAAFKKLVDMHQKLVVNTCYGLVQNREDAEDIAQDVFVEVYRKIDKFRADAKLSTWLYRIAVNRSLNHIRNNKKHRWFQGFENEVAEKNRELLQARTADSDEPEYDFENKQRAIILKEAINSLPQNQKVAFTLSKYEDLSYQEIAEVMNLSVPSVESLLFRAKKGLQKKLYKCYKKKCM from the coding sequence ATGTCCGACATCGAAATTATAGAGCAACTAAAACAGGGCAGCGAAGCGGCTTTTAAAAAGCTAGTCGACATGCATCAGAAACTGGTGGTGAATACCTGCTATGGTTTGGTTCAGAACCGCGAAGATGCCGAAGATATTGCGCAGGATGTTTTTGTTGAGGTGTATCGTAAAATCGATAAATTCAGAGCCGATGCAAAACTATCAACCTGGTTGTACAGGATTGCAGTTAACCGCTCGCTAAATCACATTCGCAATAACAAAAAACACAGGTGGTTTCAGGGGTTTGAAAATGAGGTAGCAGAAAAAAACAGGGAGCTGTTACAAGCCAGGACTGCCGATTCGGATGAGCCGGAATACGATTTCGAGAACAAACAGCGGGCAATTATTTTAAAGGAGGCAATTAACAGTTTGCCGCAGAATCAGAAAGTGGCGTTTACTTTAAGCAAATACGAAGATCTGTCGTATCAGGAAATTGCAGAGGTTATGAATCTCTCAGTTCCGTCGGTTGAGTCGCTTTTGTTCCGGGCAAAAAAAGGCCTGCAGAAAAAATTATACAAGTGCTACAAAAAAAAGTGTATGTAG
- a CDS encoding anti-sigma factor family protein gives MKCNKVHNKLIFFLEKELPVSEMEQVQKHLDECSECALFAAEMKNTLSILDSDKVRDENPFFFTRVKARLENQAEEQLSARPVLTKVLQPVAFSIILLLGIYGGFKLGQAPKTDFADNSLSEQEMVPYWNELDAEPIESFLME, from the coding sequence ATGAAATGTAATAAAGTACATAACAAATTAATTTTCTTTCTCGAGAAGGAGCTGCCGGTTTCAGAAATGGAACAGGTTCAGAAACACCTGGATGAGTGTTCTGAATGTGCTCTTTTTGCAGCGGAAATGAAAAATACACTCAGTATTTTGGATAGCGATAAAGTAAGAGATGAAAATCCATTCTTTTTTACCCGTGTAAAAGCACGACTTGAAAATCAGGCGGAAGAGCAACTTTCGGCGCGACCCGTTTTAACCAAGGTTCTACAACCGGTGGCGTTTTCAATAATTTTGTTACTTGGTATTTACGGAGGGTTTAAACTGGGGCAGGCACCTAAAACAGATTTTGCTGATAACAGTTTAAGCGAACAGGAAATGGTTCCGTACTGGAACGAACTGGACGCCGAACCAATCGAATCATTTTTAATGGAATAA